One part of the Nostoc sp. PCC 7120 = FACHB-418 genome encodes these proteins:
- the lpxC gene encoding UDP-3-O-acyl-N-acetylglucosamine deacetylase codes for MKQHTLAEAIAHTGVGLHSGVSTHVRILPADAGSGRYFVRVDLPDSPTIPAQVAVVSQTVLSTQLGGGETGVRTVEHLLAALAGMGVDNARIEIDGPEIPLLDGSAQEWVTSIAEVGLVAQAVTNNLASFDIQEPIWIHQDDAFVAAIPASETRFSYGIDFDLPAIGNQWYSWSLTTEPDTSFAQEIAPARTFGLLHQIEYLQKSGLIKGGSLDNALICGPDGWVNPPLRFANEPVRHKILDLVGDLSLLGYFPRAHFLAYKASHNLHIQLAQRILALSN; via the coding sequence ATGAAACAGCACACTCTGGCAGAGGCGATCGCTCACACTGGAGTAGGGCTGCATAGTGGTGTCAGTACCCATGTACGCATACTACCTGCTGATGCGGGTAGTGGTCGTTACTTCGTGCGGGTGGATTTGCCAGACTCCCCAACTATTCCAGCCCAAGTGGCGGTAGTGAGTCAAACTGTTCTCTCCACTCAGTTGGGTGGAGGTGAAACAGGTGTGCGTACAGTCGAGCATTTATTAGCAGCCCTGGCGGGGATGGGTGTAGATAACGCCCGTATTGAAATTGATGGCCCAGAAATCCCGCTTTTAGATGGTTCAGCCCAGGAATGGGTAACGAGCATTGCTGAAGTTGGCTTAGTAGCCCAAGCAGTGACAAACAATCTAGCTTCCTTTGATATCCAAGAACCAATTTGGATTCATCAAGACGACGCTTTTGTAGCTGCTATCCCGGCATCCGAAACCCGCTTTAGTTACGGCATTGACTTTGACTTACCAGCCATTGGTAATCAATGGTACAGTTGGTCACTCACTACCGAGCCAGATACTAGCTTCGCTCAAGAAATTGCCCCTGCTCGTACTTTTGGTTTATTACATCAAATCGAATATTTACAAAAGTCTGGGTTAATCAAAGGTGGTAGTTTGGATAATGCCCTTATTTGTGGCCCCGATGGCTGGGTAAATCCACCATTAAGATTTGCAAATGAGCCAGTACGTCATAAAATCTTGGATCTAGTAGGAGATTTGAGTTTACTGGGATATTTTCCCCGCGCTCATTTTCTAGCGTATAAAGCCAGCCATAATTTACACATTCAACTGGCACAGCGAATTTTAGCTTTGAGTAACTAA
- a CDS encoding GAF domain-containing protein: MTLPNPGSVLASLTELTQVNRTHALLRRVKDLSVNEFVCLLDFITAEFQQFLRAIELINNEALENMLEKVLEAITLKIGQILQAEHTAIFLVDYDKCQLWSKVPQDNGQKFLEIRTPITVGIPGHVASTGQYLNISETATHPLFSPELERQMGYKINNILCMPVVSSKDQIVAVVQLANKTGNIPFNRNDEESFRDFAASIGIILETCQSFYVAARNQRGVTALLRATQTLGQSLDLEATLQIVMEQARILMQADRSTLFLYRKEMGELWTKVAAAADTTQLIEIRIPANRGIVGYVASTGDALNISDAYKDPRFDPTTDRKTGYLTRNILCLPVFNSANELIGVTQLINKQQGSFTASDEEFMRAFNIQAGVALENARLFENVLLEKQYQKDILQSLSDAVISTDMAGRIVTINDAALELLGCPLGDANHKSNKLLWEQNLIGRVVWEIVPIENLQMRLEDSLKSGAKHYVPEQSLIVGIYQLQMSESRVLHETQDYSILTVRDRINPDIFLPWNLPQTPQSQFITPEEVQILERSINLTVNPLTNPEGGVRGGLVVLEDISQEKRLKTTMYRYLTPHVAEQVMALGEDALMVGERKEVTVLFSDIRGYTTLTENLGAAEVVSLLNQYFETMVEAVFNYEGTLDKFIGDALMAVFGAPLPLTENHAWQAVQSALDMRQRLKEFNQRRIIQAQPQIKIGIGISSGEVVSGNIGSHKRMDYTVIGDGVNLSSRLETVTKEYGCDIILSEFTYQLCSDRIWVRQLDKIRVKGKHQAVNIYELISDRSTPLDDNTQEFLFHYHNGRTAYLVRDFTQAIACFNSAKHIRPTDQAVNIHLERAYNYQQTPPPPQWDGVWTIFTK, translated from the coding sequence ATGACTCTTCCCAATCCTGGTAGCGTTTTGGCTTCGTTAACAGAACTGACTCAAGTTAATCGTACCCACGCTTTATTGCGTCGGGTCAAAGACCTTTCTGTTAACGAATTTGTTTGCTTGCTAGACTTTATCACTGCCGAATTTCAACAATTTCTCAGAGCAATTGAACTCATTAATAATGAAGCTCTAGAAAATATGTTGGAGAAAGTGTTGGAAGCAATTACACTGAAAATCGGTCAAATTCTCCAAGCAGAACATACAGCCATTTTCTTAGTTGACTATGATAAATGTCAATTATGGTCAAAAGTACCCCAAGATAATGGGCAGAAATTTTTAGAAATTCGTACTCCCATTACTGTAGGAATTCCTGGTCATGTTGCTAGTACAGGTCAATATTTAAATATCTCAGAAACTGCTACTCATCCTTTGTTTAGCCCAGAATTAGAGAGACAAATGGGCTATAAGATTAATAATATTTTATGTATGCCTGTCGTTAGTAGCAAAGATCAAATTGTCGCAGTAGTACAATTAGCTAATAAGACAGGAAATATACCCTTCAATCGAAATGATGAAGAGTCTTTTCGTGATTTTGCTGCTTCTATTGGGATTATTTTAGAAACCTGTCAATCTTTTTATGTTGCAGCTCGCAATCAACGGGGAGTCACAGCACTTTTACGCGCTACTCAAACACTAGGGCAAAGTTTAGATTTAGAGGCTACTTTGCAAATAGTGATGGAACAAGCCCGAATTTTGATGCAGGCAGACCGCAGCACATTATTTCTGTATCGCAAAGAAATGGGCGAACTCTGGACTAAAGTAGCAGCAGCAGCAGATACCACACAGTTAATAGAAATTCGGATTCCGGCGAATCGCGGTATTGTCGGCTATGTGGCATCTACAGGCGATGCGCTGAATATCTCTGATGCTTATAAAGACCCCCGGTTTGATCCAACAACAGACAGAAAAACAGGCTATTTGACCAGAAATATTTTGTGTTTGCCAGTCTTTAATTCAGCCAATGAATTGATCGGAGTAACACAGTTAATTAATAAGCAACAAGGAAGTTTTACGGCTTCTGATGAAGAGTTTATGCGGGCTTTTAATATTCAAGCCGGAGTTGCTTTAGAAAATGCTCGTTTATTTGAAAATGTATTACTAGAAAAACAATATCAAAAAGACATTTTACAAAGCTTGTCAGATGCTGTAATTTCTACAGATATGGCCGGGAGAATTGTCACAATTAATGATGCAGCCTTGGAATTACTCGGTTGTCCTTTAGGTGATGCTAATCATAAAAGTAATAAGCTGCTGTGGGAACAAAATTTAATTGGTCGCGTAGTTTGGGAAATTGTACCAATTGAAAATTTGCAGATGCGCTTAGAAGATAGTTTAAAAAGTGGTGCTAAACATTATGTGCCAGAACAAAGTTTGATAGTGGGAATTTATCAATTACAAATGTCTGAAAGTCGGGTTTTGCATGAAACTCAAGACTACTCTATTTTGACAGTACGCGATCGCATCAACCCAGATATTTTTCTCCCCTGGAATTTACCCCAAACCCCCCAGTCGCAATTTATCACCCCGGAAGAAGTACAAATCTTAGAACGCAGTATTAATCTTACCGTTAATCCTTTGACGAACCCAGAAGGCGGTGTCCGTGGTGGTTTGGTAGTTTTGGAAGATATTAGTCAAGAGAAGCGCCTCAAAACTACTATGTATCGCTACCTTACACCCCATGTAGCTGAACAGGTAATGGCTTTAGGGGAAGATGCCTTAATGGTTGGTGAACGCAAGGAGGTGACTGTTTTATTTTCAGATATCCGAGGCTACACCACACTTACGGAAAATCTAGGTGCGGCTGAAGTGGTATCACTCCTGAACCAATATTTTGAAACAATGGTTGAAGCAGTTTTCAACTATGAAGGCACACTGGATAAATTTATCGGTGATGCTTTAATGGCTGTTTTTGGTGCGCCACTACCACTCACAGAAAATCATGCTTGGCAAGCAGTACAGTCAGCATTAGATATGCGCCAACGCCTGAAGGAATTTAACCAACGACGCATCATTCAGGCACAACCACAAATCAAAATCGGTATTGGTATTAGTTCTGGAGAAGTAGTTTCTGGTAACATCGGTTCTCACAAGCGTATGGATTACACAGTCATTGGTGATGGTGTGAATTTAAGTTCCCGCTTGGAAACTGTCACCAAAGAATATGGCTGTGATATTATCCTCAGTGAGTTTACTTACCAATTATGCAGCGATCGCATTTGGGTACGTCAGTTAGATAAAATCCGAGTCAAAGGGAAACACCAAGCTGTCAATATCTATGAGTTGATTAGCGATCGCAGTACTCCCTTAGATGACAACACCCAAGAGTTCCTCTTTCACTATCATAATGGTCGGACTGCCTACTTAGTCCGCGATTTTACCCAGGCGATCGCTTGTTTTAACTCAGCTAAACATATTCGACCCACAGACCAAGCTGTCAATATTCACCTAGAACGCGCCTACAATTATCAACAAACTCCACCACCTCCTCAATGGGACGGCGTATGGACAATTTTCACAAAGTAG
- the purC gene encoding phosphoribosylaminoimidazolesuccinocarboxamide synthase, with translation MSVHSKLYEGKAKILYTTDEPEVLLADFKDDATAFNAQKRGSIIGKGRINCSISSQLFQQLEASGIKTHFIDSPAPNQMRVKAVKIIPLEVVIRNIAAGSLSQQTGIELGTVLKQPLVEFYYKNDQLGDPLLTRDRLLLMELATAEQVEEITHLALQINDFLKNFWQNCGITLVDFKLEFGLDSQQQILLADEISPDTCRLWNTTEADPNRRVMDKDRFRRDLGNVEDAYQEVLQRVLTAVEIKN, from the coding sequence ATGTCTGTTCATTCCAAGCTATACGAAGGCAAAGCTAAAATTCTCTATACTACCGACGAGCCAGAAGTCTTGCTGGCTGATTTTAAAGATGATGCCACTGCCTTTAACGCGCAAAAGCGCGGCAGTATCATTGGCAAAGGCAGAATAAATTGTAGTATTTCCAGCCAGCTTTTTCAGCAGTTGGAAGCATCTGGGATCAAGACGCACTTTATTGATAGCCCTGCACCCAATCAAATGCGGGTGAAAGCCGTAAAAATCATACCGCTAGAAGTAGTAATACGTAATATTGCTGCTGGTAGCTTATCTCAGCAAACAGGTATAGAGCTAGGTACAGTCTTAAAACAGCCCCTAGTAGAGTTTTATTATAAAAACGATCAGTTAGGAGATCCACTATTAACACGCGATCGCCTGCTGTTAATGGAACTAGCCACGGCGGAACAAGTAGAGGAAATTACTCATCTAGCATTGCAAATAAACGATTTCCTCAAAAACTTCTGGCAGAATTGCGGTATCACCCTAGTAGACTTCAAACTAGAATTCGGTTTGGACTCACAACAGCAAATACTCCTGGCTGATGAAATTAGCCCTGATACCTGCCGTTTGTGGAACACAACAGAAGCCGACCCCAATCGCCGCGTTATGGATAAAGACCGTTTCCGGCGCGACCTGGGAAATGTAGAAGATGCTTATCAGGAGGTTTTACAAAGAGTACTAACAGCAGTAGAAATTAAAAATTAG
- a CDS encoding cation:proton antiporter: MLFSILWILIMGFFAGQIARRLTAPPLIGMILVGIFVGPQVGNVISQDVLGAADELRTVAVTIILMKAGLGLDREKLAEQGSVALRLGFLPATTEAIAIAIASIIIFKFDFPTGLLLGCVIGAESPAVIVPGMLRLKSLGLGVTKGIPDAILTGSALSDVLLLLVFSLLLNFLGDGGVEQITLIGVFTLNTLYLLPIQILMQIVLGLLLGYLAARLIVLLLTKQNWTQNVVQDTVISASLALFLVIIANALPYFSGYLATIAMGFFLIELDAPLARRLRGGFDGLWVVAEIFLFVLLGATIQLQVLENILLPGILILAIGLFIGRMIGWYLSTLGSNWNWHERLFLLPGNSAKATVQAAIGAIPLAQGIAGGEIILAIAVLSILITAPLGAWATTVFAPKLLTRGEVDPTKVTIATRTLLLAAVDTSSLATEVLTKVADLARRSNGEAIVLHVVNTSHRQDVEQVQAQAKQLLSDIRYQFLTVTGAVPEEILRIAETYNATAIVMGKRGHQPWEKVLIGSVSQAVLENSSIPVILLDTRPEKN, encoded by the coding sequence ATGTTATTCAGCATATTGTGGATTTTAATCATGGGCTTTTTTGCAGGTCAAATTGCCCGTCGCTTAACAGCACCGCCGTTAATTGGCATGATTCTAGTCGGGATTTTTGTAGGCCCCCAAGTTGGTAATGTCATCAGTCAAGATGTGCTTGGCGCTGCTGATGAATTAAGAACGGTGGCGGTGACAATTATCCTGATGAAAGCTGGGCTGGGATTGGACAGGGAAAAACTGGCCGAACAGGGAAGTGTGGCATTGCGCTTGGGATTTCTACCTGCAACAACCGAAGCGATCGCCATTGCTATTGCTTCTATAATTATCTTTAAATTTGATTTTCCTACTGGCTTACTTTTAGGTTGTGTCATTGGTGCTGAGTCGCCGGCGGTAATTGTGCCAGGAATGTTGAGGCTGAAAAGTTTAGGCTTGGGAGTTACAAAAGGGATTCCCGATGCCATTTTGACAGGTAGTGCCTTATCTGATGTCTTGCTATTACTTGTCTTTAGTCTATTGTTGAATTTCTTAGGTGATGGTGGTGTTGAGCAAATCACCCTTATAGGAGTATTTACATTAAATACACTGTATTTACTCCCCATACAAATACTCATGCAAATCGTCTTGGGGTTGTTATTGGGGTATTTAGCTGCGCGTTTAATAGTTTTGCTGTTAACAAAACAAAACTGGACACAAAATGTCGTTCAAGACACCGTAATTTCCGCAAGTTTAGCTTTATTTTTAGTAATTATTGCTAATGCTCTACCTTACTTCTCCGGCTATTTAGCAACAATAGCAATGGGATTTTTCTTAATTGAATTAGATGCTCCCTTAGCGAGAAGATTGCGCGGCGGATTCGATGGTTTATGGGTAGTAGCGGAGATTTTTTTGTTTGTCTTGTTAGGGGCAACAATTCAACTACAAGTTTTAGAAAACATCTTGCTACCAGGAATTTTAATTCTGGCCATTGGTTTATTTATTGGTCGAATGATTGGTTGGTATCTTTCAACTTTGGGTAGTAATTGGAACTGGCACGAAAGACTGTTTCTGCTACCAGGAAACTCAGCTAAAGCCACAGTGCAAGCTGCCATTGGGGCAATTCCCCTAGCCCAAGGTATTGCGGGAGGTGAGATAATTTTAGCGATCGCTGTGCTTTCAATTCTCATTACTGCACCCTTGGGCGCTTGGGCAACAACTGTCTTTGCACCTAAATTGTTAACGAGAGGAGAAGTTGACCCTACAAAAGTGACAATAGCTACACGTACTTTATTGCTAGCAGCAGTAGATACATCCAGTTTAGCCACAGAGGTTTTAACCAAAGTTGCAGATTTAGCACGACGCAGTAACGGTGAGGCGATCGTTTTACACGTAGTTAATACCTCGCATCGGCAAGATGTTGAACAAGTGCAAGCACAAGCAAAACAGCTATTATCAGATATTAGATATCAATTTCTCACTGTTACTGGTGCTGTTCCCGAAGAAATTCTTCGCATTGCCGAGACATATAATGCAACGGCAATTGTGATGGGAAAACGGGGACATCAACCTTGGGAGAAAGTACTGATTGGCTCAGTATCCCAAGCTGTCTTAGAAAATAGTTCCATACCCGTCATCTTGCTGGACACCCGGCCAGAAAAAAATTAA
- a CDS encoding BamA/TamA family outer membrane protein, whose amino-acid sequence MRLSPVLVAAVAITAPLSSSLTANAQTPTNSEQTLEAIAPATNQQPEQDVRSESPEDFTTVKALADMQSPSVEFSTDKSTKSAATTKKDVIVPTLETLVATKPPIQESNPTTKIASVEIGKPTSTAVFRSQYQTINYGSYGRSLTSGVSASPSPQKTANLPSPAPNPLETRATTAKQLVQAPEQPAPQPEVAPPTTEQPAPAPAPGTTPGTENFNTPNATPETTEPRVLVSEVLVRPQSGQLTPELETQVYNVIRTQPGRTTTRSQLQEDINAIFGTGFFSNVQASPEDTPLGVRVSFIVQPNPVLSKVEIQANPGTNVPSVLPQATADEIFRAQYGKILNLRDLQEGIKELTKRYQDQGYVLANVVGAPQVSENGVVTLQVAEGVVENISVRFRNKEGQDVNEQGQPIRGRTQDYIITREVELKPGQVFNRNTVQKDLQRVFGTGLFEDVNVSLDPGTDPTKVNVVVNVVERSSGSIAAGAGISSSSGLFGTVSYQQQNLNGRNQKLGAEVQLGERELLFDLRFTDPWIGGDPYRTSYTANIFRRRSISLIFDGKDEDIRTFDPGNPNDTNGQDRPRVTRLGGGVTFTRPLSANPFERAEWTASAGLQYQRVSTRDADGNLRKDGAVFDDNGNRTSEIVPLSFSGTGEDDLLLVQLGAQRDLRNNPLQPTSGSFLRFGVDQSVPVGSGNIFLTRFRGSYSQYLPVKFTGFSKGPETIAFNIQGGTVLGDLPPYEAFTLGGSNSVRGYEEGALGSGRSFVQASVEYRFPVFSVVSGALFFDVGSDLGTSTRTAEVLNKSGSGYGYGLGVRVQSPLGPIRIDYGINDDGDSRINFGIGERF is encoded by the coding sequence ATGCGTTTATCTCCCGTATTAGTGGCGGCTGTAGCAATCACAGCACCCTTGAGTAGTTCATTAACTGCAAATGCCCAAACTCCTACAAATTCAGAACAAACATTAGAGGCGATCGCCCCAGCGACAAATCAGCAGCCAGAACAAGATGTGCGTTCAGAATCCCCGGAGGATTTCACAACTGTCAAGGCGCTGGCAGATATGCAATCCCCATCTGTGGAATTCTCAACAGATAAGTCAACTAAATCCGCAGCAACGACGAAAAAAGATGTAATTGTACCCACTTTAGAGACATTAGTGGCTACAAAACCGCCCATTCAAGAAAGCAACCCTACGACTAAGATAGCGTCTGTAGAAATTGGCAAACCAACATCGACTGCGGTTTTTAGGAGTCAGTATCAGACAATAAATTATGGTAGTTATGGGCGATCGCTCACATCAGGTGTTAGCGCATCACCATCACCACAGAAAACAGCAAATTTACCCTCACCAGCTCCTAACCCCCTGGAAACTAGAGCGACAACAGCCAAGCAACTTGTACAAGCCCCAGAACAACCTGCACCCCAGCCAGAAGTAGCCCCCCCAACCACCGAGCAACCAGCACCTGCACCAGCCCCTGGGACTACACCAGGGACAGAAAATTTCAACACTCCTAACGCCACACCTGAAACCACAGAACCCCGTGTATTAGTTTCAGAAGTCCTCGTAAGACCGCAATCAGGACAACTAACTCCCGAATTAGAAACCCAAGTTTATAACGTAATTCGTACTCAGCCAGGACGGACAACCACCCGTTCCCAGTTACAAGAAGATATTAACGCTATCTTTGGCACAGGCTTTTTCTCCAACGTCCAAGCATCACCAGAAGATACACCATTAGGGGTGCGAGTCAGCTTCATCGTCCAGCCCAACCCCGTCTTAAGCAAAGTAGAAATTCAAGCCAACCCTGGGACTAACGTTCCCTCAGTCCTACCCCAGGCTACTGCTGATGAAATTTTCCGCGCTCAGTATGGCAAAATTCTCAACTTGCGGGATTTACAAGAAGGGATTAAGGAATTAACCAAACGTTATCAAGACCAAGGTTACGTTCTCGCCAATGTTGTAGGCGCGCCCCAGGTTTCCGAAAATGGAGTTGTCACCCTGCAAGTAGCCGAAGGGGTCGTTGAGAATATTAGCGTCCGCTTTCGCAACAAAGAAGGACAGGATGTCAACGAACAAGGACAACCAATTCGGGGACGGACACAGGACTATATCATCACGCGAGAAGTGGAATTGAAACCAGGACAGGTATTCAACCGCAACACCGTCCAGAAAGACCTACAACGCGTATTCGGGACAGGATTGTTTGAAGATGTCAATGTTTCCCTTGACCCCGGTACAGACCCCACCAAGGTGAATGTGGTGGTAAATGTGGTAGAACGCAGCAGTGGTTCAATTGCGGCTGGTGCTGGTATCAGTTCTTCTAGTGGTTTGTTTGGTACAGTCAGCTATCAACAGCAAAACCTCAACGGCAGAAATCAAAAACTAGGCGCAGAAGTACAACTAGGCGAACGAGAATTGTTGTTTGACCTGCGGTTCACCGACCCTTGGATTGGTGGTGATCCTTACCGCACCTCTTACACCGCCAATATTTTCCGCCGTCGTTCTATCTCCTTGATTTTCGACGGGAAGGACGAAGATATCAGAACATTCGACCCTGGTAATCCTAATGATACAAACGGGCAAGACCGTCCTCGTGTCACCCGTCTAGGTGGTGGTGTTACCTTCACCCGCCCTCTATCGGCTAATCCTTTTGAAAGAGCAGAATGGACAGCCTCAGCAGGTTTGCAGTATCAGCGAGTTAGTACCCGCGATGCTGATGGTAACTTGAGAAAAGACGGGGCTGTGTTTGATGATAATGGCAACCGCACCAGTGAAATCGTTCCCCTCAGCTTTTCTGGGACGGGAGAAGATGACTTATTACTAGTGCAACTAGGCGCACAGCGCGACCTCCGCAATAATCCCTTGCAGCCTACTAGCGGTTCTTTCTTACGTTTTGGTGTAGATCAATCAGTACCTGTCGGCTCAGGTAATATTTTCCTCACTAGGTTCCGGGGTAGCTACAGTCAATATCTCCCCGTGAAATTTACAGGTTTTAGCAAAGGGCCGGAAACCATAGCCTTTAACATCCAAGGTGGCACAGTCCTTGGTGATTTGCCCCCCTATGAAGCCTTTACCCTTGGTGGTAGTAACTCAGTACGTGGTTATGAAGAAGGTGCTTTAGGTAGCGGACGCAGTTTTGTGCAAGCATCTGTTGAGTATCGTTTTCCTGTTTTCTCTGTAGTTAGTGGCGCTCTATTTTTTGACGTTGGTAGCGACTTAGGAACCAGTACCAGAACTGCTGAAGTGCTGAATAAAAGCGGTAGCGGCTACGGTTATGGTCTTGGTGTACGTGTGCAATCACCATTGGGGCCAATTCGTATTGACTATGGTATCAACGATGACGGTGATAGCCGCATCAATTTCGGTATTGGAGAAAGGTTTTAG
- a CDS encoding DUF7219 family protein, whose protein sequence is MEKSIMSKDNFLYPRGRYYGQVKPENLVFNANLQEFAQKVSYICNLETGGKLSPDEAYDQIKALWKHLKRTKKQLQIGEHPFQNGDDNSESAGK, encoded by the coding sequence ATGGAGAAAAGCATAATGAGCAAAGACAATTTTCTCTATCCTCGTGGCCGTTATTACGGCCAAGTAAAGCCAGAAAATTTAGTTTTCAACGCTAATTTACAGGAATTTGCCCAGAAAGTAAGTTATATTTGCAACTTAGAGACAGGGGGAAAGTTGTCACCAGATGAAGCTTACGACCAAATAAAAGCTTTGTGGAAACACTTAAAGCGCACCAAAAAACAACTACAAATCGGCGAACATCCATTTCAAAATGGAGACGATAACTCTGAAAGTGCGGGAAAATGA
- a CDS encoding zinc metalloprotease HtpX: protein MGNQFKTLALLAALSGLLIAISYWVIGGSSGLMIGIGLAAVTNLLSWYQSDKIALAVYRAQAVSESQAPKLYRTVQRLSQRANIPMPGVYIVPGQTANAFATGRDPEHAAVAVTEGILNILPEDELEAVIAHELTHIINRDTLTQAVAATVAGAISFLAQMVSYSLWFGGIGGRDNERGGNPLGVLLTVVLAPIAATIIQLAISRTREFSADAGSARLTGNPRALARALQRLEATARQMPLNANPAFEPLLIINPISGQFLGNLFSSHPSTEARVQALLKLEKQLPTIA, encoded by the coding sequence ATGGGAAATCAATTTAAAACGCTTGCTTTGCTTGCTGCCCTCAGTGGCTTACTAATTGCTATCAGTTATTGGGTAATTGGCGGTAGTAGCGGCTTGATGATTGGTATTGGCTTGGCGGCAGTGACAAACCTGCTTTCATGGTATCAATCAGATAAGATTGCCTTGGCAGTTTACCGCGCTCAAGCTGTGAGCGAAAGTCAAGCGCCAAAACTTTATCGCACGGTGCAGAGATTATCACAACGCGCTAATATTCCCATGCCAGGAGTGTATATTGTTCCAGGTCAAACTGCTAATGCTTTTGCGACAGGAAGAGATCCAGAACACGCGGCGGTGGCTGTCACCGAAGGTATTTTAAATATATTGCCAGAGGATGAATTAGAAGCTGTCATCGCCCACGAACTTACACATATTATTAACCGAGACACATTAACACAAGCTGTAGCTGCTACTGTTGCCGGTGCTATCTCTTTCTTGGCACAAATGGTGAGTTATAGCTTATGGTTCGGTGGGATAGGTGGACGAGATAACGAAAGAGGCGGAAATCCTTTAGGTGTTTTGTTAACTGTTGTACTTGCACCTATAGCAGCCACTATCATTCAGCTAGCCATATCCCGCACTAGAGAATTTTCTGCTGATGCTGGTTCTGCCAGATTAACAGGTAATCCCCGCGCCCTAGCCCGCGCATTACAAAGACTGGAAGCCACAGCGCGACAAATGCCCTTAAATGCTAACCCAGCTTTTGAGCCGCTATTAATTATCAACCCCATTTCTGGGCAGTTTTTAGGTAACTTATTTTCCAGCCATCCATCCACCGAAGCAAGAGTTCAAGCACTGCTGAAGTTAGAAAAACAACTGCCAACAATAGCTTAG
- a CDS encoding glycosyltransferase family 4 protein: MRIALFTETFLPKVDGIVTRLRHTVDHLQRLGNEVLVIAPDGGITEHKGAKVYGVSGFPLPLYPELKMALPRPAIGYALEEFQPDIIHVVNPAVLGLSGIFYSKVQKIPLVASYHTHLPQYLQHYGLGMLEGLLWELLKGAHNQAVLNLCTSTAMVAELSGHGIERVDLWQRGVDTELFHPELASLEMRSHLSQNHPENPLLLYVGRLSAEKEIERIKPILEAIPQARLALVGDGPHRQALEKHFFGTNTHFVGYLTGRELGSAFASADAFIFPSRTETLGLVLLEAMAAGCPVVAARSGGIPDIVTDGVNGYLFNPKADIQDAINATVRLLENAQERDTIRQNARREAEGWGWASATRQLQDYYQKVLIKEKLAKVG; encoded by the coding sequence ATGAGAATTGCCTTATTCACCGAAACCTTTTTGCCTAAGGTTGACGGTATTGTGACACGCCTGCGCCACACCGTTGATCATTTACAACGTCTGGGAAACGAAGTTTTAGTGATTGCCCCTGATGGGGGCATTACTGAACACAAAGGAGCGAAAGTTTACGGCGTTAGCGGCTTTCCCTTGCCTCTGTATCCAGAGTTAAAAATGGCACTTCCTCGCCCAGCTATTGGTTACGCCCTAGAAGAGTTTCAACCAGATATTATTCATGTTGTGAATCCGGCAGTCTTAGGTTTGTCAGGAATTTTTTACAGTAAAGTCCAAAAAATCCCCTTAGTAGCTTCTTATCATACTCATCTACCCCAATATCTCCAACATTATGGTTTAGGAATGCTAGAAGGGTTGCTGTGGGAACTGCTAAAAGGAGCGCACAATCAAGCTGTCTTAAATCTTTGTACTTCCACCGCGATGGTGGCAGAACTATCAGGACACGGTATCGAACGAGTGGATTTATGGCAAAGAGGAGTAGACACAGAATTATTTCATCCTGAATTAGCCAGTTTAGAGATGCGATCGCATCTGTCACAAAACCACCCAGAAAACCCCCTATTATTATATGTAGGTCGTCTTTCTGCTGAAAAAGAAATTGAGCGCATCAAACCCATCCTAGAAGCAATTCCCCAAGCGAGATTAGCCCTGGTGGGAGACGGCCCCCACCGCCAAGCATTAGAAAAACATTTCTTTGGTACAAATACTCATTTTGTCGGCTATCTCACAGGACGTGAATTAGGTTCTGCTTTTGCCAGCGCCGATGCCTTTATTTTTCCCTCTCGCACAGAAACTCTGGGTTTAGTCTTACTAGAAGCAATGGCAGCCGGCTGTCCAGTAGTCGCCGCCCGTTCCGGTGGTATCCCTGATATCGTCACAGATGGGGTCAATGGTTATCTTTTTAACCCAAAAGCCGATATTCAAGATGCCATTAATGCAACCGTCCGCCTCTTAGAAAACGCCCAAGAACGTGATACCATCCGTCAAAATGCTCGTCGAGAAGCCGAAGGGTGGGGATGGGCATCTGCTACACGTCAGCTACAAGATTATTACCAAAAAGTGTTAATTAAAGAAAAGTTAGCAAAAGTAGGTTGA